A part of Xenopus tropicalis strain Nigerian chromosome 4, UCB_Xtro_10.0, whole genome shotgun sequence genomic DNA contains:
- the mvd gene encoding diphosphomevalonate decarboxylase isoform X3 — MKKVTCTAPVNIAVIKYWGKQNEELILPINSSLSVTLHQDQLKTTTSAAASREFTEDRIWLNGKEENISHPRLQSCLREIRRLARKRRNEEGDENVSRILNDKVHICSVNNFPTAAGLASSAAGYACLVYTLAKLYGVEGELSEIARQGSGSACRSMYGGFVQWVMGERDDGKDSLAKQVEPESHWPELRVLILVATAEKKHVGSTAGMQTSVETSPLLKLRADLVVPERMEAMIESIRKKDFKAFGELTMKDSNQFHATCLDTYPPIFYLNSVSQRVISVVHQYNTYYGQTKVAYSFDAGPNAVIFMLEPTVNEFVEVVKHCFPPESNGDTYLKGLPVGSAVLSEGLQSIVASDPNPGGVRYIIYTKPGPGPTLSQDLTLDLLDADGLPLQCA; from the exons ATGAAGAAAGTGACGTGCACTGCACCTGTTAACATAGCTGTCATCAAATACT GGGGTAAACAAAACGAGGAACTTATTTTGCCTATAAACTCCTCCTTAAGTGTCACACTGCACCAAGATCAG TTAAAAACAACAACATCTGCTGCTGCAAGTCGGGAGTTTACAGAAGACCGGATTTGGTTGAATGGCAAGGAAGAGAACATCAGCCACCCTCGTTTGCAGTCCTGTCTACGTGAGA TTCGTCGTCTAGCAAGAAAAAGGAGGAATGAAGAAGGTGATGAAAATGTCTCAAGGATCTTAAATGACAAGGTTCACATATGTTCAGTCAATAATTTTCCCACAGCAGCTGGACTGGCATCATCTGCAGCTGGATATGCTTGCCTTG TGTACACCCTGGCAAAGCTTTATGGAGTTGAAGGAGAGCTGTCAGAGATTGCACGGCAGGGGTCTGGAAGTGCCTGCAGGAGCATGTATGGGGGATTTGTGCAGTGGGTAATGGGAGAAAGGGATGATGGGAAAGACAGCTTAGCCAAACAAGTGGAACCTGAAAGTCACTGGCCGGAGCTACGAGTTCTAATACTAGTG GCTACTGCAGAGAAGAAGCATGTAGGCAGCACAGCTGGTATGCAGACAAGTGTGGAGACTAGTCCATTGCTTAAG CTTAGAGCAGACTTAGTTGTGCCTGAACGGATGGAGGCTATGATCGAGTCAATCAGAAAAAAGGATTTTAAGGCTTTTGGCGAACTGACAATGAAGGACAGCAATCAGTTCCATGCCACCTGTCTGGACACATATCCTCCTATCTTTTACCTTAACAGTGTGTCTCAGCGTGTCATTAGTGTGGTGCACCAATACAACACCTACTATGGACAGACCAAG GTAGCATACAGCTTTGATGCTGGTCCTAATGCAGTAATCTTCATGCTAGAGCCTACTGTAAATGAGTTTGTTGAAGTTGTCAAGCACTGCTTTCCACCAGAATCAAATGGAGACAC GTACCTGAAAGGCTTACCTGTGGGTTCTGCAGTGCTTTCTGAGGGGCTTCAGTCAATAGTAGCTTCTGATCCAAATCCAGGAGGAGTGCgttatattatttatactaaG CCGGGGCCTGGACCCACGCTGTCACAAGATCTTACCCTGGATCTCTTGGATGCTGATGGGCTGCCATTACAGTGTGCTTAA
- the mvd gene encoding diphosphomevalonate decarboxylase isoform X1 — protein MSNENETLSVAFSQVSGNFRGQEMKKVTCTAPVNIAVIKYWGKQNEELILPINSSLSVTLHQDQLKTTTSAAASREFTEDRIWLNGKEENISHPRLQSCLREIRRLARKRRNEEGDENVSRILNDKVHICSVNNFPTAAGLASSAAGYACLVYTLAKLYGVEGELSEIARQGSGSACRSMYGGFVQWVMGERDDGKDSLAKQVEPESHWPELRVLILVATAEKKHVGSTAGMQTSVETSPLLKLRADLVVPERMEAMIESIRKKDFKAFGELTMKDSNQFHATCLDTYPPIFYLNSVSQRVISVVHQYNTYYGQTKVAYSFDAGPNAVIFMLEPTVNEFVEVVKHCFPPESNGDTYLKGLPVGSAVLSEGLQSIVASDPNPGGVRYIIYTKPGPGPTLSQDLTLDLLDADGLPLQCA, from the exons ATGTCCAATGAGAATGAAACGTTGTCTGTGGCTTTTTCA CAGGTGTCTGGGAATTTCCGGGGACAAGAAATGAAGAAAGTGACGTGCACTGCACCTGTTAACATAGCTGTCATCAAATACT GGGGTAAACAAAACGAGGAACTTATTTTGCCTATAAACTCCTCCTTAAGTGTCACACTGCACCAAGATCAG TTAAAAACAACAACATCTGCTGCTGCAAGTCGGGAGTTTACAGAAGACCGGATTTGGTTGAATGGCAAGGAAGAGAACATCAGCCACCCTCGTTTGCAGTCCTGTCTACGTGAGA TTCGTCGTCTAGCAAGAAAAAGGAGGAATGAAGAAGGTGATGAAAATGTCTCAAGGATCTTAAATGACAAGGTTCACATATGTTCAGTCAATAATTTTCCCACAGCAGCTGGACTGGCATCATCTGCAGCTGGATATGCTTGCCTTG TGTACACCCTGGCAAAGCTTTATGGAGTTGAAGGAGAGCTGTCAGAGATTGCACGGCAGGGGTCTGGAAGTGCCTGCAGGAGCATGTATGGGGGATTTGTGCAGTGGGTAATGGGAGAAAGGGATGATGGGAAAGACAGCTTAGCCAAACAAGTGGAACCTGAAAGTCACTGGCCGGAGCTACGAGTTCTAATACTAGTG GCTACTGCAGAGAAGAAGCATGTAGGCAGCACAGCTGGTATGCAGACAAGTGTGGAGACTAGTCCATTGCTTAAG CTTAGAGCAGACTTAGTTGTGCCTGAACGGATGGAGGCTATGATCGAGTCAATCAGAAAAAAGGATTTTAAGGCTTTTGGCGAACTGACAATGAAGGACAGCAATCAGTTCCATGCCACCTGTCTGGACACATATCCTCCTATCTTTTACCTTAACAGTGTGTCTCAGCGTGTCATTAGTGTGGTGCACCAATACAACACCTACTATGGACAGACCAAG GTAGCATACAGCTTTGATGCTGGTCCTAATGCAGTAATCTTCATGCTAGAGCCTACTGTAAATGAGTTTGTTGAAGTTGTCAAGCACTGCTTTCCACCAGAATCAAATGGAGACAC GTACCTGAAAGGCTTACCTGTGGGTTCTGCAGTGCTTTCTGAGGGGCTTCAGTCAATAGTAGCTTCTGATCCAAATCCAGGAGGAGTGCgttatattatttatactaaG CCGGGGCCTGGACCCACGCTGTCACAAGATCTTACCCTGGATCTCTTGGATGCTGATGGGCTGCCATTACAGTGTGCTTAA
- the mvd gene encoding diphosphomevalonate decarboxylase isoform X2 has protein sequence MSNENETLSVAFSVSGNFRGQEMKKVTCTAPVNIAVIKYWGKQNEELILPINSSLSVTLHQDQLKTTTSAAASREFTEDRIWLNGKEENISHPRLQSCLREIRRLARKRRNEEGDENVSRILNDKVHICSVNNFPTAAGLASSAAGYACLVYTLAKLYGVEGELSEIARQGSGSACRSMYGGFVQWVMGERDDGKDSLAKQVEPESHWPELRVLILVATAEKKHVGSTAGMQTSVETSPLLKLRADLVVPERMEAMIESIRKKDFKAFGELTMKDSNQFHATCLDTYPPIFYLNSVSQRVISVVHQYNTYYGQTKVAYSFDAGPNAVIFMLEPTVNEFVEVVKHCFPPESNGDTYLKGLPVGSAVLSEGLQSIVASDPNPGGVRYIIYTKPGPGPTLSQDLTLDLLDADGLPLQCA, from the exons ATGTCCAATGAGAATGAAACGTTGTCTGTGGCTTTTTCA GTGTCTGGGAATTTCCGGGGACAAGAAATGAAGAAAGTGACGTGCACTGCACCTGTTAACATAGCTGTCATCAAATACT GGGGTAAACAAAACGAGGAACTTATTTTGCCTATAAACTCCTCCTTAAGTGTCACACTGCACCAAGATCAG TTAAAAACAACAACATCTGCTGCTGCAAGTCGGGAGTTTACAGAAGACCGGATTTGGTTGAATGGCAAGGAAGAGAACATCAGCCACCCTCGTTTGCAGTCCTGTCTACGTGAGA TTCGTCGTCTAGCAAGAAAAAGGAGGAATGAAGAAGGTGATGAAAATGTCTCAAGGATCTTAAATGACAAGGTTCACATATGTTCAGTCAATAATTTTCCCACAGCAGCTGGACTGGCATCATCTGCAGCTGGATATGCTTGCCTTG TGTACACCCTGGCAAAGCTTTATGGAGTTGAAGGAGAGCTGTCAGAGATTGCACGGCAGGGGTCTGGAAGTGCCTGCAGGAGCATGTATGGGGGATTTGTGCAGTGGGTAATGGGAGAAAGGGATGATGGGAAAGACAGCTTAGCCAAACAAGTGGAACCTGAAAGTCACTGGCCGGAGCTACGAGTTCTAATACTAGTG GCTACTGCAGAGAAGAAGCATGTAGGCAGCACAGCTGGTATGCAGACAAGTGTGGAGACTAGTCCATTGCTTAAG CTTAGAGCAGACTTAGTTGTGCCTGAACGGATGGAGGCTATGATCGAGTCAATCAGAAAAAAGGATTTTAAGGCTTTTGGCGAACTGACAATGAAGGACAGCAATCAGTTCCATGCCACCTGTCTGGACACATATCCTCCTATCTTTTACCTTAACAGTGTGTCTCAGCGTGTCATTAGTGTGGTGCACCAATACAACACCTACTATGGACAGACCAAG GTAGCATACAGCTTTGATGCTGGTCCTAATGCAGTAATCTTCATGCTAGAGCCTACTGTAAATGAGTTTGTTGAAGTTGTCAAGCACTGCTTTCCACCAGAATCAAATGGAGACAC GTACCTGAAAGGCTTACCTGTGGGTTCTGCAGTGCTTTCTGAGGGGCTTCAGTCAATAGTAGCTTCTGATCCAAATCCAGGAGGAGTGCgttatattatttatactaaG CCGGGGCCTGGACCCACGCTGTCACAAGATCTTACCCTGGATCTCTTGGATGCTGATGGGCTGCCATTACAGTGTGCTTAA